The Coffea arabica cultivar ET-39 chromosome 4e, Coffea Arabica ET-39 HiFi, whole genome shotgun sequence genome includes a window with the following:
- the LOC113740928 gene encoding uncharacterized protein translates to MVEEFEDVSILVPGDIISIKLVDIIPADARLLDRDPLKIDPSALTGESIQFFRSDYEFAIKGGMAGFKGQISTVTILGIMLIKGLVRIEDQWDSYNSNQALGSRADLHSHYLDREEMEQPEKRLHNLRRCRNSKRKSISQVESDLSEKGFCMYYKNWVFHGEPFSAHSYMSSGKNNNLDENGVAGEIDFLNEAVYNDFDMNENGESHELPDLLDEIRNAHESGTSSECDSKNFDKLLNDAQRELYPGCKKYSLLRFIVSFLHIKVMNHVTNKAFDMMLEFLKDVLPEGEILPSSFYGAMKILFGIGLGYQKIDVCKFDCSLFWKENEKMDKCPVCKESRWKVNNGKKKKVSQKMMWYFPLKARLQRLFMSSKTTEDMRWHEEKRVKEEGIMRHPADSTAWKDFDKQYPDFAKDSRNVRLGLATDGFNPFGNMSNSYSMWPVILVPYNLPAYKFMRKEYLMLSLLIPGPRAPGKELDVFLRPVIDDLKDLFHGISTYDAYSGQNFQMRAAILWTISNFPAYGYLSGWSTSGYKACPCCLNDAASQRLRGKICFMGHRRFLNHDHPWRKQKAQFDGTIETRSKPKEFSGEHVLRHLNWLAGIFGEFGKNPVTWKKGVDKI, encoded by the exons ATGGTAGAGGAATTC GAAGATGTTTCAATTCTTGTGCCCGGGGATATAATCAGTATAAAACTTGTTGATATCATTCCTGCTGATGCTCGCTTGCTCGACAGAGATCCTTTGAAAATTGACCCG TCGGCTCTGACTGGTGAGTCAATTCAATTTTTCAGGTCTGACTATGAATTTGCA ATTAAAGGTGGAATGGCGGGGTTTAAAGGACAAATTTCTACTGTCACAATTCTTGGCATTATGTTGAT aaAGGGATTGGTTCGAATAGAAGATCAATGGGATAGTTACAATTCTAATCAGGCTTTAGGaag CAGAGCAGACCTGCATTCTCACTACCTTGATAGAGAAGAAATGGAACAACCAGAAAAAAGATTGCATAATTTGAG GAGATGTAGGAATTCAAAGAGAAAAAGCatttctcaagttgaatcagaTTTGTCAGAAAAAGGCTTTTGTATGTATTATAAAAATTGGGTCTTCCATGGGGAACCATTTTCTGCACACTCTTATATGTCAAGTGGAAAGAACAATAACCTTGATGAGAATGGTGTTGCAGGTGAGATAGATTTCCTCAATGAAGCtgtatataatgactttgatATGAATGAAAATGGTGAATCTCATGAGTTACCTGATTTATTGGATGAGATAAGAAATGCACATGAATCAGGGACATCGAGTGAATGtgattcaaaaaattttgacaaattgttaaatgatgcacaaagaGAACTTTACCCGGGATGCAAAAAGTACTCCCTGCTGCGTTTCATTGTTTCCTTTCTCCATATCAAAGTGATGAACCATGTGACTAACAAGGCATTTGACATGATGCTGGAATTTTTAAAAGATGTGTTACCAGAAGGAGAAATACTTCCCTCCAGTTTTTATGGGGCCATGAAAATTCTATTTGGTATAGGTTTGGGGTATCAAAAAATTGATGTCTGCAAATTTGATTGTTCattattttggaaagaaaatgaaaagatggACAAGTGTCCTGTTTGTAAAGAATCACGATGGAAAGTCAATAAtggcaagaaaaagaaagtttcaCAAAAGATGATGTGGTACTTTCCATTAAAAGCTAGGCTGCAAAGACTTTTTATGTCTTCTAAAACTACTGAAGACATGAGATGGCATGAGGAGAAACGGGTTAAAGAGGAAGGTATCATGAGACATCCGGCTGATTCTACTGCTTGGAAGGATTTTGATAAGCAATATCCTGATTTTGCTAAAGATTCTCGAAATGTAAGACTTGGATTGGCCACAGACGGATTCAATCCATTTGGTAACATGAGCAACTCATATAGCATGTGGCCAGTTATTCTTGTACCTTACAATTTGCCTGCATATAAATTTATGAGAAAGGAATATCTTATGTTATCACTTCTTATTCCTGGTCCACGTGCCCCTGGAAAGGAGTTAGATGTGTTCTTAAGGCCAGTAATAGATGATTTGAAAGATTTATTTCATGGGATCAGCACTTATGATGCATATAGTGGACAAAACTTTCAAATGCGTGCAGCAATTTTATGGACTATATCAAATTTCCCTGCATATGGCTATTTGTCTGGATGGAGCACCAGTGGGTATAAAGCATGTCCATGTTGTCTTAATGATGCTGCTTCACAAAGACTAAGAGGCAAAATATGTTTCATGGGACATCGTCGTTTTTTGAACCATGACCACCCTTGGCGAAAGCAAAAAGCTCAATTTGATGGAACTATTGAAACACGCTCCAAGCCAAAGGAATTTTCCGGGGAACATGTTTTAAGACATTTAAATTGGTTGGCTGGTATCTTTGGTGAGTTTGGTAAGAATCCAGTTACTTGGAAAAAAGGAGTTGATAAAATTTAG